A single genomic interval of Myxococcales bacterium harbors:
- a CDS encoding helix-turn-helix domain-containing protein has translation MASNVVTRLKRKLPERISLVRGDRSQRQFARDLGVFQQNVNRYENGTTPHTDFLITLAVKEQVSLDWLLLGKGRMKKK, from the coding sequence ATGGCCTCCAACGTAGTGACGCGCCTCAAGCGCAAACTTCCCGAACGAATTTCGCTAGTACGTGGCGATCGCTCACAACGACAGTTCGCCCGGGATCTGGGCGTATTTCAGCAGAACGTAAATCGCTACGAGAACGGAACGACTCCTCACACCGATTTTCTGATTACGCTGGCCGTAAAAGAGCAGGTGAGCCTCGACTGGCTGCTGCTCGGCAAAGGTCGCATGAAAAAGAAGTAA
- the dacB gene encoding D-alanyl-D-alanine carboxypeptidase/D-alanyl-D-alanine-endopeptidase, which produces MQSQKITFRILCGGALALVLTSALALAAVFVVPAAGGVAFAGRPQAAVGDAWVRALDRVLSSKGLQGAEVSALVVRQRDGAVLYARTPDRLMIPASNAKVLTALAALDAFGPSHRFETTISSDVSPGPKGEVGKLYLRGGGDPTITSEDWWRFASELRDAGLQRVSGDLLLDDALFDRLRWHPSVEGISSRAYHAPVGALNANYGSFAVTVRPGAKIGDPVSVTVNPPVSYLEISNHGKTLGKRERPSLVVDRSEGKNSEIVTIRGGVRVGDPSKTYYRSVLHPDRYAGAVLKLQLAAVGVEVAGRVRAGVAPKSAFALHRFKGRSVGEIVRLLMKFSNNGIAESMVKNLGALANGGVGTWEAGVPEMRRRLIARGVPAAGFKLVDGSGLSYHDRVSPRALVAALRVGLDSFRFGPEFVTSLPIAARDGTLEKRAEGAQDWVRAKTGLLNGVTGLSGYAAIKSPNPQGRRERVVFSVLANGCKHGDSAAMDAIDNFVSLLTAGRAN; this is translated from the coding sequence ATGCAGAGTCAGAAAATCACGTTTCGAATCTTGTGCGGTGGCGCACTCGCCCTGGTCTTGACCTCGGCATTGGCACTGGCTGCGGTGTTCGTCGTGCCAGCGGCCGGAGGTGTTGCTTTCGCCGGCAGGCCGCAAGCCGCCGTGGGCGATGCCTGGGTCCGAGCACTGGACCGGGTGCTTTCGAGCAAGGGCCTGCAGGGGGCAGAAGTGTCGGCGCTGGTGGTGCGCCAGCGCGACGGAGCCGTGCTCTACGCGCGAACCCCCGACCGGCTGATGATTCCCGCCTCCAACGCCAAAGTCCTCACAGCGCTTGCGGCTCTCGACGCATTTGGGCCGAGCCATCGCTTTGAGACCACAATCTCGAGCGACGTGTCGCCCGGGCCCAAAGGGGAAGTGGGGAAACTCTATCTGCGCGGCGGCGGCGATCCCACCATCACCAGCGAGGACTGGTGGCGGTTCGCCAGCGAATTGCGAGACGCGGGATTACAGCGGGTAAGTGGCGATTTGCTGCTCGACGACGCGCTCTTCGACCGGCTGCGCTGGCACCCCAGCGTCGAAGGGATCTCTTCGCGGGCGTATCACGCCCCGGTTGGCGCCTTGAACGCAAACTATGGGAGCTTTGCAGTGACCGTCCGGCCGGGGGCAAAGATTGGGGATCCGGTCAGCGTGACGGTGAATCCGCCAGTTTCTTATCTCGAGATCTCGAATCACGGCAAGACCCTCGGAAAGCGCGAACGCCCCAGCCTCGTGGTCGATCGGTCGGAGGGCAAGAACAGCGAAATTGTGACGATTCGCGGGGGCGTGCGGGTCGGCGACCCGTCGAAGACCTACTACCGAAGCGTGCTGCATCCCGACCGCTACGCCGGAGCGGTGCTAAAGCTACAACTCGCGGCAGTGGGTGTGGAAGTAGCGGGCAGGGTTCGCGCCGGGGTCGCACCCAAATCAGCCTTTGCGCTGCACCGTTTCAAGGGACGGTCGGTTGGAGAGATCGTTCGGCTCCTCATGAAGTTCAGCAACAATGGAATTGCGGAGTCGATGGTCAAGAATCTCGGCGCCCTGGCAAATGGGGGAGTCGGGACCTGGGAGGCCGGTGTTCCCGAAATGCGTAGACGTTTGATTGCTCGCGGTGTTCCAGCGGCTGGGTTCAAGTTAGTCGACGGTTCGGGGTTGTCCTATCACGATCGCGTATCACCCCGGGCGCTGGTGGCAGCCCTGCGCGTGGGCCTCGATTCGTTTCGCTTTGGCCCCGAATTCGTGACGTCGCTTCCCATCGCCGCCCGGGACGGAACCCTCGAGAAAAGGGCAGAAGGCGCACAAGACTGGGTTCGCGCAAAGACCGGACTCTTGAACGGCGTGACCGGGCTGTCGGGATATGCCGCAATCAAATCCCCAAACCCGCAAGGGCGCCGAGAGCGGGTGGTCTTTTCGGTTCTCGCGAACGGCTGCAAGCACGGGGATTCGGCCGCGATGGACGCGATCGACAATTTTGTGTCGCTGCTGACCGCAGGTCGTGCGAACTAG
- a CDS encoding lytic transglycosylase domain-containing protein, translating into MVQRLILASLLLWGLSYAFGGPTGPEIFEGTDLPSVGAAPVAQSPATSDQPTDLDERAVLSFLRSRHTGMSRLDEENVARTIVRESRRYGLDPALVSAVIQVESGGYYLAVSHMGAMGLMQLLPATAEELAVNLKLDWRGPDSLFDPVLNVQLGIAYIKQLADRYGDVSTALAAYNWGPTRIDRRIRKGSGVPSIYSKRVMKAFNLASIRRQAPPARG; encoded by the coding sequence ATGGTGCAGCGACTCATTCTGGCCAGTCTTTTGTTGTGGGGACTCTCTTACGCGTTCGGTGGCCCCACCGGCCCGGAGATCTTCGAGGGGACAGATCTCCCATCGGTGGGTGCAGCCCCGGTCGCGCAGTCACCGGCGACATCAGACCAGCCGACAGACCTCGATGAGCGTGCGGTGCTCAGCTTCTTGCGCAGCCGTCACACCGGAATGTCTCGACTTGACGAAGAAAACGTGGCCCGAACAATCGTTCGCGAATCCCGGCGCTACGGCCTCGATCCGGCGCTGGTTTCGGCGGTAATCCAGGTTGAAAGCGGGGGGTATTACCTCGCCGTGTCGCACATGGGCGCCATGGGGCTGATGCAGTTGCTCCCGGCCACGGCAGAAGAGTTGGCGGTCAATCTCAAGCTGGATTGGCGCGGTCCGGACTCACTCTTCGATCCCGTCCTGAACGTTCAGCTCGGCATCGCGTACATCAAACAACTCGCCGATCGCTATGGCGACGTTTCGACTGCGCTCGCCGCGTACAACTGGGGTCCGACCCGGATCGACCGCCGCATTCGCAAAGGCAGCGGCGTCCCGTCGATCTACAGCAAGCGCGTCATGAAGGCCTTCAACCTCGCGTCGATTCGACGTCAGGCACCGCCGGCTCGCGGCTAA